The window aaaaatatatatatatatatatatatttttttttatgaacaTGTTAAGGTTTTCTTTATGGTTTTTTTNNNNNNNNNNNNNNNNNNNNNNNNNNNNNNNNNNNNNNNNNNNNNNNNNNNNNNNNNNNNNNNNNNNNNNNNNNNNNNNNNNNNNNNNNNNNNNNNNNNNNNNNNNNNNNNNNNNNNNNNNNNNNNNNNNNNNNNNNNNNNNNNNNNNNNNNNNNNNNNNNNNNNNNNNNNNNNNNNNNNNNNNNNNNNNNNNNNNNNNNNNNNNNNNNNNNNNNNNNNNNNNNNNNNNNNNNNNNNNNNNNNNNNNNNNNNNNNNNNNNNNNNNNNNNNNNNNNNNNNNNNNNNNNNNNNNNNNNNNNNNNNNNNNNNNNNNNNNNNNNNNNNNNNNNNNNNNNNNNNNNNNNNNNNNNNNNNNNNNNNNNNNNNNNNNNNNNNNNNNNNNNNNNNNNNNNNNNNNNNNattatttttattttttttttatgttttttttttttttttttttttatatttatttaaactgtaaaacaatttattaaaacaataaagctatacatatatatatatatattatttttttgtatttatttatatttattcatttatcattttttttatgaataaaggcgtattttaaaatatgatagATTGTATAGAGTTCATTTCTTTAGTATAATTTTTACATggttatatttttgttccctttttgaattttcctttttttcttattaataATGTCTAAAGATTTATAGAAAATAGACATGTctattatgaatataataacaaatttTACTCATAAATAATCcgtattaatataaattttccATAGATTGTGCacaaatttttattttgtttcaCACTTTGcttttcatttatttttctatatatccataaaaaataaaataaaaacaaaaattaaaagttaaatattaattattaaaaatttagaTTGCATTATAACCATATTTGGTTAACTTATTATAAAAGgttatttaaaaaaacgTATTAAGCAcaataacaaataaatataacatatacatatatattatttaataataaaaataaaaaaaaaaaaaaaaagaattttaaAATCTTTTTAATTCTAGATTTCAATTACAataatcaaataaaaaataaaacaaacaTTTATGGAACCAAAATAAAAGATACAAATactaataaaaaaaaaaaattaattaattttttaaagcAAAGGTTGAGCCAAATTATAGTCATTCGTGTTcttatacatatgtatatatcttttccttttaatataaatagaaaTTATTAACAATGAAATAAGGGCTATAACTAGGaggataaaaaaaaataagacATAAAGACCCATTAAGTATtctattaaaaaaaaagaaaaaagaaaagaaaatatataaatataaataaataaatatatatataaataaatatatatatatatatatatatatatatatatatatgtatgtatgataatatttaacCATAATATACagttataaaattttaatttttttatcttattATGTATAACCTTCTTTGACCATAAAACTACCAAagatataattatttaaacttataattatcatcGAAACAACTTCAAATATTGCAAAGGCTGATGTTATATGTTCGTTATTCTTCACGCTATaggaaagaaaaaaaaaaaaatatattgaaagcttataattcattattttaataaatgtatacacgaattacataaattataaattgTGTAATATCCcaaaatataatttcttaaaaatgttatacCATAAGTGGGTAGGTATCTGCGAAATGATTACAGTAGGAATAATGGATTGACTTATGCCTATTaggaaataataataataaaaaaaaaaaaaaaaaaaaaaaaaaaaaaaaaaaaaaatgataatatttataatgtcacatatatatatatattatatgattacCTATAAGATTGAAGAATAAAAAAGCCAAAACTTCAGAATCtaataatgaaattataatgtgtaaataatacatgattgaaaatatacatattataggtatgtatatatatatatatatatatatatatatatatgtgtgtgtgtgtGATCAGGCAATTGTttgttcataatatatacattcaCATACAATAACATTTTCACCATTTTTGAGCTTACTTAAATTAAACTTATAGCAATATATGGAACCCGAAATGGTTATTAGGATAAAAAGAGAAGAACATAAAAGAAGTGAAAGGAAAGCACCAATGTtatcaataatatatcCTGAGAATGGTATAGCTATTAATGATACACCTGTCataataattgtatataCATTGGAAACAtagatatttatattgaaaacatatagatatatataaaagaagtaatttataaatatgtgtATGATTGACAATAGAAAGgcatatataaatataaaaaagaagaaaacGAAAGTGAATGAGGacattaatttttttaggtttctaaatattttaaaattgttattatgATGATTAATATGATAACTCGTGTCATAAttaatatgattattaaTGTAATAGTTTGTATGAGGGTTAAGTGAATTATCCATATGaccatttttataatgaacattattatgataCATTTCTTGGTTATATTCCTcattatgtaaataataatttccATCATTTGGACAAATTATTTCCGCTTGTTCATTTTGTCTTTGATTATCTTGTTCATCAAAATTCGGTATTGATAAAACATTTTGACtttcattttgtatattccaaatattttttggtTTACATTCTTCTGATCTatctaaatatatttcttttggtaaggatatattattttgattttgtGCGTTATTCATATATTGATTAGTATCAGtgtttataaaatattcatcagttataataagattttcttttaataaatttttttgtaaatgtgttgttaatttctttttattaatgtcttcatcattttgtttattttttaaaattgtATTATCTATAATTTGTTGTTTTGGAGTAAGTACTATATTATTCACATATTCATGATGGTCACGAATAAATTCATTTGTATAAGGATAATTTATTCGTTCATTTTGAGGATTAGGATAATTGATATTTTGATTACGATGATTCTTTtggttattattattattattattattattattattaatattattattattattaatattattattattattagttGTTGTTGTTGATGTATTTATGAGCGAtccatttatattttgatttgtattatttacTGGAATATTAGATTgtgttattatattgtttaaTGTTCctatgtatattttatatggTTTCATAGTATAACTATGGTTTGGTTTTCGACTATAAAAATTACCTTGCTTTTCTTCACTTGGTATATCACATTCGTTAAGATCATCCCTCAGAGATTTGTAACATCCAGTATTTATATCCAagttattatttatatgacAACTTTGTATATCTTCGACATTTTTGCACTTTTTATCTCTGTAAGGTATTTTcatttcataattttttttccgcttttctttttccttATATGTAGTGGTCAATTCCTGAATCTTGTCCTGATGGATTTCGAAAATTTTGAGTTTGTTTTTTCTGAATCTGTtcaatataaaatattcataaaaaattgaTTTTTCTAAATTTGTATACTCCGAAAAAgtaatatttacattagGATCACCATATATATCCATAGATActaaaatattatcaacATTTCGGTCAAcagtatatatataatatgtgttattaaaatagaaagcaatatatttatgattataaaatattttatgaagATGTGTCCACACATTTCTTTGATAATACCATTTATAagaaaagaagaaaattataaataatccAAATAAATCTATTAATAAGAACAAAACTATATAATCACTTATATTAACAAGGTTGTTTTTATTAGTTACAATATAATTTAGAGAATGGGCAAATAGTTTAAATAGACTattcattaaaattaaaaatgaagtaATAACTCCtacattaatataaaatacacaatataaaattcttttttgATAAATTTTGATATAACAACTACATATAGAACTTAtcataatgaaaaaatatagaactaataaatattttttataatatatatttttatttctttttaaaaataaaaaatctagaacattatttttttcttttattctACTTTGTataacataattattattattattattattattattattattattattattattatataaatctttacttttttcatacttattatataatatatcatttgaTATATTAGACATAATATTCCaattcatattaataagataaggattaaaaaatatattattatttggataaataaaaaaaataaataaagattTATACACAtccatattatataatatagatatattttttaaatcatccaatttattctttaaattatttctttcaTTTGTTGAATTATTAAGTcccattttttttttttttttttttttatccatatataatatatcatgtATATAGCCATTTTGGCTAGCTATactattaaaaatattttggattgataaattattatgacTATTTAAATATGGTTGAGAAAAAGGAGAAAACTTCTTTTTATGATCATctacaaatatataattagGAATTGATTGTATTAAATgagaattaaaaatttgcatatcatttaatataaaaaatataatacaatgAGATATTAAATTggtaatataaaaaatatttatgatataattttttttgcttaaatcaaaaaagaaaataaaaatataagttATTAAAGAactaaaatatattaatgataaaatattattgtataAGGATATAGATTCTTTATTAATGACActttcattttgtttattatgtattttattataataaaatatattattatcaatatatttCCCTTTCCCTGTATGATcccttttattattatatcgattgttataataattatcacATGTATTGTTATACGAATcagtatatatattattatatgtattattatatacattattattattattattattattattattattctttatataattatgacAAAATTTACAAGTAgtatattcatttttaataaaatattcatgTTCAAGGTTTAATAAATGTTTCTCATTATTCTCATCtccattattatataattcatcATAACATAAATTCATCATATTATAAGGATGATCATAAttaatattcttattacCATCAGTgtttgtatttattattatttttttttctttatcttccttttgtatatattgttCATGTTCCGTATTTCTGTCTAACTTACTGCTTATATCACACCAGCTATTTTTCTTAACATACACATTCATATTACCATGTTGGGTTGCTATACCTGTAAGCATAAATAGAAAAGGGAAAACATTCTTAAATATGTGAGTAGAGCAGGAGAAAAAAATCACACACATTAATATTAGCAGTTTATTAGATCGTGAAAAGTATATACTACTAACTTTATACTCAGACATTTTAATgatttataaaagaaaaaaaaagaaaagaaaaaaaagaaaaaaaaaaaaaaaaaaaaaaaaaaaaaaaaaaaaaaagggaaCATAAGGAGGTATTATCCCATACATAATTAAACAAATGATacaaaagaatattattattagcTCATTGAAATTATACACaccaaatatataaatattatatatatatatatatatatatatatatatatatatatttatatttatttatatgtaagcttgtttcatattatttatagacatacttacaaataaaaatgcgaaaaaaaaaataaataatataattaatgaAAAACCTTTAAACGTTTATGTGTAAGGATTATATGGTTACATTAATTTATACCTATgtgatattatataatattagttttgatcttttttttttttttttttttgccATTTGGTTTATCAcaatataatgataatattactacataaatataataatattatattatattatattatatatatatatatatatatataggtaaatatttatataattttcttttaattatgtataaaataataatttgtaaaaataatgctatgattaaatatttatgttacATGTATCATCAAATGTGTACTTAATTCTTTTCaatttgatatataaaataatttttttgacattaaattataatatatataaatatatatatatttatatttatatatttatttatttagttcatttttattttttttcgtgatattttactttttaccttttttataatactaaaaataattgtatattttaatatgacaaacatattatatatatgtattatgtttatatttattcataaaataacCTAGCgaaaaaatgtattatttcaaaaaaagaaaaataaatataccttgttaatatgatataatataatgtaatatgttttatttatttatatatatcattctgttttgttattttatcaaatatcttgatatataagtatattatttatttattatttattatttaattttttttttttttttttttttttttttttttttttttttttttctttttttttttttttttttttttaattttttttttgttgtaaaaaattttatttatttgttttattttttatttttttaattttaaatttttttttttctatttttttttatatatatttatttNNNNNNNNNNNNNNNNNNNNNNNNNNNNNNNNNNNNNNNNNNNNNNNNNNNNNNNNNNNNNNNNNNNNNNNNNNNNNNNNNNNNNNNNNNNNNNNNNNNNNNNNNNNNNNNNNNNNNNNNNNNNNNNNNNNNNNNNNNNNNNNNNNNNNNNNNNNNNNNNNNNNNNNNNNNNNNNNNNNNNNNNNNNNNNNNNNNNNNNNNNNNNNNNNNNNNNNNNNNNNNNNNNNNNNNNNNNNNNNNNNNNNNNNNNNNNNNNNNNNNNNNNNNNNNNNNNNNNNNNNNNNNNNNNNNNNNNNNNNNNNNNNNNNNNNNNNNNNNNNNNNNNNNNNNNNNNNNNNNNNNNNNNNNNNNNNNNNNNNNNNNNNNNNNNNNNNNNNNNNNNNNNNNNNNNNNNNNNNNNttttttctttttttttttttcttttcccttgttattttttgttgtttaaaaattttttgaCGTGTAAAAAAAGATCATACCATCGATTAATTCTtaatcattataattttaaaatttcttttatcCCTTTTGATTCACATACATTTACCtttatttttctcttttacaaaaaaaaaaaaaaaaaatattgtgTATGAAAAAATGGAGAGGGATAATGAAAACGTTTTAGAAGAGTGGTGTTTAATAGAAAGTAACCCCTGCATATTTTATGATATGCTTAAACGTATGGGTGCTACAGAAACCTCAGTAGAAGATGTGTATAGTTTATCTTATTTTgatgattatataaataataaggaGAATATAACTATGAATCATATATTGGGTGTTGATAAATATTTAGGagagaataaaaaaacgCTGGATAAAGAGAATAATGTTGTTGATGTAGttgaattatataagaacgatatatgtattgaggataaatataataaattattaaaacatcatagttatatttatggtataatatttttatttaatattggaaagcattataaaaataataaatatattgagCATAAGGTTCCtgataatttattttttgcTAAACAAGTTATACCAAATGCATGTGCTACACAAGCTATTTTGTCTATTGTGTTGAATAAGGATATAGaattaaatgatgaaataaaaaatataaaaacatttagTTTGAATTTCGATAGTTCAATGAAAGGATTAACATTATCGAATTGTACTTTTCTTCgtaatatacataattcatataaacCTCCAATATATTTAGATAAAGAGGATGTACATcatgataaaaaaaaaagtgaaGACTCCTTTCATTTTGTTTCGTATATTAGTTTTGAGGATAAAGTATATTTATTGGATGGTTTACAAAGTGGGCCCGTGCTTATAAATGCAGACGAGGAAAATAAACCCAACCCAAAcaataacaacaataataatgataataatgataataataataataataataataatgataataataataataataataataataataataataataataataataataataataataataataataataataacaatattgGGATGAATGGAAAAGATTGGATAGAAATTTCTAGagaacatataaaaaaagaaatagaTGAAATATGTAATTCACAAACTAATAATGATGTTCGTTTTAACATTATTGCCGTTATGAAAGATAAAGAATACATTATTcaagaatatataaatatacatcGCATAGTTAAACAAAGAGTTAATATCAAATTAATTAACCTTGGAGAAAATATTGAACTATCAGATGAAATTAATGAAGACGAATTTCCCTTATTAAACGATATACCCTCAATAGAAAACTTAccaaataatatagatactttatataatatagtaAATAAATCAACCTTAGAAATTAACTATTTACAATCATTATTACATGAGcaaaaagaaataaagaaattatgGAATAAAGAACTGacttttaaattttttaatttctaTCCTTTCATAATGTCTTCTATCAATTTAATGGCTAAGCACAAGTTATTAAAAGATGCTTatcaaaaagaaaaattaaaaaatgcAACAAACTCTTGAGCAATGAAAAGAGTgtaaaatgtattatataataacttgttacttttttttatattattttttcacgttaaaagaaaaaaaaaaaaaaatttatgcatatatatatgtatatatatatatatatatattttttttttttccttatatGTTAATCATTTCGTGTACATCaatgtaattatatacacatatataaatatatctattcAAGACATTTCATATAAgcgttttttttttttttttatttttatttttttaaagtgTCATAGGTAagtatatgtatacatatttacATTCCTATCGcttataataaattattaaatatataagaaataagaaataagaaataagaaagaatataagtatataagtatatttatatgtaaaatatatatgtccatttttttttttttttttattgtattcTATACATgagaaataaaattttcaCTGATCTATAACTTTAACtgtaaagaaaaaaaaaaataaaataaaaataaaaaaataaaaataaaaataaattgtCTTTAAAATTGTTCaatgtttatatttcataaatgaaaaaaaatataaacacaacaataaaaaaaagaatgaGTAAATGattatgtgtatatataaaattctcatattttgttgtttatatttagaaatatttttaataaaaatattttcatagatgttatatattcatcataagggtgaacatataaatatatatatatatatatatatatttatttatttatttatttatttttttattacaatatGAGTTGTTATCCATCCGATGAAAAATCAAGAAAATTCAGAAAAAATGACAGCGAATATGAAATAGACACAAATAAATTGGAGTACATAAGTTTCCTATGTGAAGAAGATGacattaattatttttgtagTTTCAATGAGGATGGTGTggaacataaaaaatatatatatatatatattagaaaaaaaaaagaaaaccACGATtggttatatatatatatatatatacatatatacatatatattttttttttttttNNNNNNNNNNNNNNNNNNNNNNNNNNNNNNNNNNNNNNNNNNNNNNNNNNNNNNNNNNNNNNNNNNNNNNNNNNNNNNNNNNNNNNNNNNNNNNNNNNNNNNNNNNNNNNNNNNNNNNNNNNNNNNNNNNNNNNNNNNNNNNNNNNNNNNNNNNNNNNNNNNNNNNNNNNNNNNNNNNNNNNNNNNNNNNNNNNNNNNNNNNNNNNNNNNNNNNNNNNNNNNNNNNNNNNNNNNNNNNNNNNNNNNNNNNNNNNNNNNNNNNNNNNNNNNNNNNNNNNNNNNNNNNNNNNNNNNNNNNNNNNNNNNNNNNNNNNNNNNNNNNNNNNNNNNNNNNNNNNNNNNNNNNNNNNNNNNNNNNNNNNNNNNNNNNNNNNNNNNNNNNNNNNNNNNNNNNNNNNNNATattcataaataaaaaaataatttgttattttttaaattgaatgaaatattaaaaaaaaaaaaaaaaaaaaaaaattattggttgcatacatattatatatatatatatatatttatttattttttttgatttatagagaatgtaaaaaatttcaaattaaaaaaggaCATTTTTGAAGATTCCTACTTAAAACTACTAATAGAAAATGAGAAAATTGAACAAGACGCACCCTcttgttattttttatcatatttgtataataacTTCTATTTGTATTATTGTGATATACTTTTTcacaataaaaataaacatgTACATAGTATAAGTCATATTGAAAGAGAtattaatttctttaattacaaaaatgtggaaacaaagaaaaacaaaaaaataaataaatctGAAGAGattattcaaaataatataagaagaaacaataaaaatttaatatatattaaaggagatgaagaaaaatatataaataaaaaatatattaatcatgtaaatgatcaaaataatttatataatttgaatGAACTATATAAAGTAGATAAActttataatattgataaattacattttataaCGTCACATTATTTAGCTTATAATAAATTGCAAAATTCAATACTTCGATTTTATATACCAAACTtcaatatgaataaaatatcgAAGTATgataaacatataaaagatTTAAACAAAACTTATGATCACTCTATACACTATAATCTAGGTGCAAATACAATATCTGAACAATCACACCTTCTTCATATTGATCATGCTCCTTcttgtaaaaaaaaaaaaaaaaaatttaaatatcataataaaatatattcaaaaatgaaaagaaataattctaataaaaaaatcaagtataaaaaaaaacaaataaaatcaTCGTCATTAAATATTTCCAAATTgttatttcctttttatgGTTACACAACTAGCGAAGAAAGTGTTATGTCCTTTTCTAAATTTTTACCTGAACATAAAATAGctagaaaaaaaaaaa of the Plasmodium reichenowi strain SY57 chromosome 11, whole genome shotgun sequence genome contains:
- a CDS encoding putative membrane protein (conserved Plasmodium membrane protein, unknown function) encodes the protein MSEYKVSSIYFSRSNKLLILMCVIFFSCSTHIFKNVFPFLFMLTGIATQHGNMNVYVKKNSWCDISSKLDRNTEHEQYIQKEDKEKKIIINTNTDGNKNINYDHPYNMMNLCYDELYNNGDENNEKHLLNLEHEYFIKNEYTTCKFCHNYIKNNNNNNNNNNNVYNNTYNNIYTDSYNNTCDNYYNNRYNNKRDHTGKGKYIDNNIFYYNKIHNKQNESVINKESISLYNNILSLIYFSSLITYIFIFFFDLSKKNYIINIFYITNLISHCIIFFILNDMQIFNSHLIQSIPNYIFVDDHKKKFSPFSQPYLNSHNNLSIQNIFNSIASQNGYIHDILYMDKKKKKKKMGLNNSTNERNNLKNKLDDLKNISILYNMDVYKSLFIFFIYPNNNIFFNPYLINMNWNIMSNISNDILYNKYEKSKDLYNNNNNNNNNNNNNNNYVIQSRIKEKNNVLDFLFLKRNKNIYYKKYLLVLYFFIMISSICSCYIKIYQKRILYCVFYINVGVITSFLILMNSLFKLFAHSLNYIVTNKNNLVNISDYIVLFLLIDLFGLFIIFFFSYKWYYQRNVWTHLHKIFYNHKYIAFYFNNTYYIYTVDRNVDNILVSMDIYGDPNVNITFSEYTNLEKSIFYEYFILNRFRKNKLKIFEIHQDKIQELTTTYKEKEKRKKNYEMKIPYRDKKCKNVEDIQSCHINNNLDINTGCYKSLRDDLNECDIPSEEKQGNFYSRKPNHSYTMKPYKIYIGTLNNIITQSNIPVNNTNQNINGSLINTSTTTTNNNNNINNNNNINNNNNNNNNNNQKNHRNQNINYPNPQNERINYPYTNEFIRDHHEYVNNIVLTPKQQIIDNTILKNKQNDEDINKKKLTTHLQKNLLKENLIITDEYFINTDTNQYMNNAQNQNNISLPKEIYLDRSEECKPKNIWNIQNESQNVLSIPNFDEQDNQRQNEQAEIICPNDGNYYLHNEEYNQEMYHNNVHYKNGHMDNSLNPHTNYYINNHINYDTSYHINHHNNNFKIFRNLKKLMSSFTFVFFFFIFIYAFLLSIIHIFINYFFYIYLYVFNINIYVSNVYTIIMTGVSLIAIPFSGYIIDNIGAFLSLLLCSSLFILITISGSIYCYKFNLNSEVLAFLFFNLIGISQSIIPTVIISQIPTHLCVKNNEHITSAFAIFEVVSMIIISLNNYIFGSFMVKEEYLMGLYVLFFFILLVIALISLLIISIYIKRKRYIHMYKNTNDYNLAQPLL
- a CDS encoding deubiquinating/deneddylating enzyme, producing MERDNENVLEEWCLIESNPCIFYDMLKRMGATETSVEDVYSLSYFDDYINNKENITMNHILGVDKYLGENKKTLDKENNVVDVVELYKNDICIEDKYNKLLKHHSYIYGIIFLFNIGKHYKNNKYIEHKVPDNLFFAKQVIPNACATQAILSIVLNKDIELNDEIKNIKTFSLNFDSSMKGLTLSNCTFLRNIHNSYKPPIYLDKEDVHHDKKKSEDSFHFVSYISFEDKVYLLDGLQSGPVLINADEENKPNPNNNNNNNDNNDNNNNNNNNDNNNNNNNNNNNNNNNNNNNNNNNNNNIGMNGKDWIEISREHIKKEIDEICNSQTNNDVRFNIIAVMKDKEYIIQEYINIHRIVKQRVNIKLINLGENIELSDEINEDEFPLLNDIPSIENLPNNIDTLYNIVNKSTLEINYLQSLLHEQKEIKKLWNKELTFKFFNFYPFIMSSINLMAKHKLLKDAYQKEKLKNATNS